GACCGGGGTGGGATCCGCGCCGGCGATCGCCCGGACGATCACCTCCTGCTGGGAGGTGATGTCGTCCTTGCCGATCCGTCGGTGCAGCACCGACGGATCGTTCGCGAAGGCGCAGAGCACTCCCCCGGTCTCCACCAGCAGGGCGACCATTCCCTCGAGGACGACCCGCGGCGGCGGCGGCGGATCCTGGCGGGCGAGCTCGACCAGTTGCCCCAGCCTGGAGACGAACGGGGAGATCAACGCGTCAAGGATCGTCTCCTTGGACGAGAAGTGGTAATAAAGCGCGGCCTTCGTCACTCCGAGTCGCTCAGAGATGTCACGGACCGAGGTACCCGCATAACCTCGTTCCGCGAAGAGCTCCACAGCGGCCGACAGGATCCGCGCGCGAGTGTCCACCCCCTGCGGACGCACGTGCCCAGCGACCATCAGCTCCGCACCCCCAGAGGACGAGTCAGCCGCGAATGTTACTCTGACTCCTACCTACTGAACGATCGGTAAGTTGGTAGCCGACCGGATCCTCCGACCAGGGTCCACTCGGTCGGTCCACTCGATCACGTCCACCTCGATCACGTCCGTCTCTATCCGGTCCGCCAGGTCCGCGACGAACGCCGCTGCCGACCAGATCGATCAGGTCGACCAGATCGACCAGTAAGTCAGGTGGCAGAACAGCCACCGACCAGCCACAGACCGGCACAACCAGCATCTCGAGGGGAAATCGTGGCAACGCTCGCGCGCTGGTGCTTCCAGCACCGCCGGCTCGTCCTGTTCCTGTGGATCACCGCCCTCGTGGGGCTGACGGCGCTCGGCCGGGTGACGGGCAGCGACTACAAGGACGCCTTCTCCCTGCCTGGGACCGACTCCCAGAAGGCCATCGACATCCTCGAACGCGACTTCCCGGCACAGTCCGGCGACAGCGCGTCCATCGTGCTGCACGCCCGCAGCGGGGCGTTGAGCGATCCCGCGCTCGAGTCACGCGCGACGGAGATGCTGACGAAGATCGCCGACCTGCCGCACGTCGCCGAGGTGGTCAGCCCGTTCACCGCCGACGGCGAGGGCCAGAGCAACCCCGACGGCACCACCGCCTTCGCGACCGTCGCGCTCGACCTGCCCGGCAACGAGCTGCCGCTCGACGACATCGAGCGCGTGGTCGACACGGCCCGCTCCTACGACTCCGGTGCGCTGCAGGTCGAACTGACCGGGCAGGTCGTCTCCATCGTCGAGCAGCCGGCGCAGAGCGCGAGCGAGCTCATCGGTGTCGTCGCCGCCGCGGTCATCCTGTTCCTCGCCTTCGGCTCCCTGCTCGCGGTGACCCTCCCCCTGCTCACCGCGATCATGGCGCTCGGCGTCGGCATGGCCCTCATCGTCCAGGTCTCGCACCTGACGACCGTCGCGGAGTTCAGCACCATGCTGGCGACGCTGATCGGCCTCGGCGTCGGCATCGACTACGCCCTGTTCATCGTCAACCGCCACCGCATCGGCCTGCGCGCCGGCCGCACGCCGGAGGAGGCCGCCGTCACCGCGGTCAACACCTCCGGCCGCGCCGTGATCTTCGCCGGCATGACGGTCTGCATCGCGCTGCTGGGCCTGTTCGCGCTCGGTGTGACCTTCCTCTACGGGGTCGCCCTCGCCGCGGCCCTGACCGTCGCGATGACGATGCTCGCCTCGGTCACCCTGCTGCCCGCCCTGCTCGGCTTCTACGGGTCGAAGGTGCTCAGCCGCCGGCAGCGGCGGCGGATGGCCGAGCACGGCCCCGAGCCGGAGCAGCCCTCCGGGTTCTGGTGGCGGTGGGCCAAGGGCGTGGAACGCCGCCCGGCGGTGCTCGCCCTGCTCAGCGCCGGTGTGATCGTCCTGATCGCGATCCCGTTCCTGTCGCTGCGGCTCGGCTCGTCCGACCTCGGGAACGGCGCCGACACCAAGACCAGCAAGCGCGGCTACGACCTGCTCGCCGACGGCTTCGGCCCCGGTTTCAACGGCCCGTTCATGCTGGTCACCGAGATCAACTCGCCGGCTGACCTGCAGACCATGAACCGGGCCGTCGAGGCGGCCCGCGGGGCGGAGGGTGTCGCCTCGGTGACCCCGCCGCGCCAGAGCCCGAACGGCCACGCCGCGATCGCCACTCTCTACCCGACGACGAGCCCGCAGGCGGCCGAGACCGCCACCCTGCTCGACCGGCTGCGCGACGACGTCATCCCGCAGGCCACCGGGAACACCGCCTCCCCGGTCTACGTCGGCGGCATCACCGCGGTCTTCGAGGACTTCTCCGGGGTCCTGACGAGCAAGCTGCCGCTGTTCATCGGGATCGTCGTGGTCCTCGCGTTCCTGCTGCTGGTCGTGGTCTTCCGCAGCCTGCTCATTCCGCTGACCGCCTCGCTGATGAACCTGCTGGCGGTGGGCGCTGCCTTCGGCGCCGTGGTGGCCGTGTTCCAGTGGGGCTGGCTGTCGGACCTGCTCGGCATCAGCCCCGGGCCGATCGAGTCGTTCCTTCCGGTCATGCTCTTCGCGATCCTGTTCGGGCTTTCCATGGACTACGAGGTGTTCCTGGTCAGCCGGATGCACGAGGAGTGGACGGCCCGGCGGGACAACCGCATCGCGGTCTCCCTCGGCCAGGCCGAGACCGGCCGGGTCATTTCCGCCGCCGGCGCCATCATGACCCTGGTGTTCGCGTCGTTCATCCTCGGCGACGACCGGGTCATCAAACTGTTCGGCCTCGGCCTGGCGCTCGCGATCCTGCTGGACGCGTTCGTCATCCGCACGATTCTGGTGCCGGCCCTCATGCACC
This is a stretch of genomic DNA from Parafrankia discariae. It encodes these proteins:
- a CDS encoding MMPL family transporter — its product is MATLARWCFQHRRLVLFLWITALVGLTALGRVTGSDYKDAFSLPGTDSQKAIDILERDFPAQSGDSASIVLHARSGALSDPALESRATEMLTKIADLPHVAEVVSPFTADGEGQSNPDGTTAFATVALDLPGNELPLDDIERVVDTARSYDSGALQVELTGQVVSIVEQPAQSASELIGVVAAAVILFLAFGSLLAVTLPLLTAIMALGVGMALIVQVSHLTTVAEFSTMLATLIGLGVGIDYALFIVNRHRIGLRAGRTPEEAAVTAVNTSGRAVIFAGMTVCIALLGLFALGVTFLYGVALAAALTVAMTMLASVTLLPALLGFYGSKVLSRRQRRRMAEHGPEPEQPSGFWWRWAKGVERRPAVLALLSAGVIVLIAIPFLSLRLGSSDLGNGADTKTSKRGYDLLADGFGPGFNGPFMLVTEINSPADLQTMNRAVEAARGAEGVASVTPPRQSPNGHAAIATLYPTTSPQAAETATLLDRLRDDVIPQATGNTASPVYVGGITAVFEDFSGVLTSKLPLFIGIVVVLAFLLLVVVFRSLLIPLTASLMNLLAVGAAFGAVVAVFQWGWLSDLLGISPGPIESFLPVMLFAILFGLSMDYEVFLVSRMHEEWTARRDNRIAVSLGQAETGRVISAAGAIMTLVFASFILGDDRVIKLFGLGLALAILLDAFVIRTILVPALMHLFGRANWWLPKGLDRVLPHVSVETAEDIEEIRHTPLPADAIGDGVPEQPHRPGDGRDATEPERTH